Proteins from one Ricinus communis isolate WT05 ecotype wild-type chromosome 9, ASM1957865v1, whole genome shotgun sequence genomic window:
- the LOC8260821 gene encoding probable folate-biopterin transporter 4 — translation MIGWIKQLRRSFGASFLWLICLIYFTQGFRSFVWTAVSYHLKDRLKLSPSASQFVSSVAFFPWSIKPLYGIVSDCIPIKGRKRIPYLVIATVLSLVPWPVLGLKSTLRSSRWHLIILLTVQNLGSAMADVVVDAMIAEAVRFERASFAGDLQSISWLSMAVGGVCGSLFGGYALTSLQIDTIFLLFSVLPAIQLLSCGFVEENSVGSKVLPEFASSTSSSHLENGNGVLLDEDSFLAKKSNRSTSRRKRSQKNNIKRIDISSNSHNLEKGNSLALGWLHSLKAASYSLLHAFRQPIILRPMAWFFLAHVTMPNLSTVMFYYQTEALNLDASFLGTARVVGWLGLMLGTFTYNHQLKRMKLRKILLCAQIGLSLMSLLDMVLVSRMSLAYGISDKIMVLCGSALADAINQFKFMPFLILSGQLCPPGIEGTLFALFMSINNLGSTLGSFTGAGLASFLNLSSGSFDNLVLGIAIQVLCTYIPVALLFLIPKEATGISA, via the exons atgataGGATGGATAAAACAGTTGAGAAGATCTTTTGGTGCTTCGTTTCTATGGCTCATTTGCTTGATTTACTTCACTCAG GGTTTCAGATCCTTTGTATGGACAGCCGTTTCCTACCACCTAAAAGACAGGCTTAAGTTGTCACCCTCAGCCTCCCAGTTTGTGTCTTCAGTAGCATTCTTTCCATGGAGCATTAAGCCATTATATGG AATTGTCTCCGATTGCATTCCCATTaagggaagaaaaagaataccATACCTAGTAATTGCAACTGTGCTCTCTCTAGTACCATGGCCTGTTCTGGGCTTAAAGTCAACCTTAAGAAGTTCCAGATGGCACCTCATAATATTATTGACGGTGCAAAACTTGGGCTCTGCTATGGCAGATGTCGTGGTAGATGCAATGATTGCTGAGGCAGTGCGGTTTGAGCG GGCCTCATTTGCAGGGGATCTCCAATCAATATCTTGGTTATCCATGGCTGTGGGTGGAGTATGTGGCAGTTTATTTGGAGGATATGCATTAACCAGTTTACAGATTGATactattttccttcttttttctgtaTTGCCGGCAATTCAGTTATTATCGTGTGGTTTTGTTGAGGAAAATTCTGTAGGCAGTAAAGTTTTGCCTGAGTTTGCAAGTTCTACAAGCAGCTCCCATCTTGAGAATGGAAATGGTGTTCTTCTGGATGAAGATAGTTTCTTAGCAAAGAAGTCAAATAGAAGTACTTCAAGAAGAAAGAGGAGCCAAAAGAATAACATAAAGAGGATAGATATTAGTTCTAACTCACATAATCTTGAGAAGGGAAATTCCTTAGCATTGGGTTGGCTGCATTCTTTGAAAGCGGCCAGTTACAGTTTGTTACATGCTTTTAGGCAGCCAATTATTTTGAG ACCAATGGCTTGGTTTTTCCTAGCACATGTGACTATGCCAAACCTCTCAACAGTTATGTTCTATTACCAAACCGAGGCCTTGAACTTGGACGCATCTTTTCTGGGGACTGCCCGTGTTGTTGGATGGTTAGGACTCATGCTTGGGACCTTCACTTACAATCACCAGTTGAAGAGAATGAAGCTGCGGAAGATTCTCTT GTGTGCTCAAATTGGGCTGTCTCTCATGAGCCTCCTAGATATGGTCTTAGTGTCTCGAATGAGTCTTGCCTATGGAATTTCAGATAAGATCATGGTCCTTTGTGGGTCTGCCCTTGCTGAtgcaatcaatcaattcaa GTTCATGCCATTCCTTATTTTATCTGGACAGTTATGCCCTCCTGGAATTGAAGGAACTCTGTTTGCCCTCTTTATGTCGATTAACAACTTGGGTTCCACTCTGGGATCATTCACTGGTGCAGGACTAGCTTCATTCCTGAACCTCTCATCAGGTTCATTTGACAACCTTGTTTTGGGCATTGCTATCCAAGTTCTTTGCACTTACATTCCAGTTGCCTTACTATTCCTGATACCAAAAGAAGCTACAGGGATATCAGCATAG
- the LOC8260784 gene encoding uncharacterized protein LOC8260784, with the protein MESQSPTRNVMMGFLIIILTVSTVKAWTGEIHGRVVCDVCGDSSIGPEDHVLEGAEVAVLCITKAGEVLNYQAFTNAKGIYTVAETMPESDRWDACLARPISSFHEHCTHLGNGSTGVKFTYNRPSGYSHAVKPFVYRPAEVPTYCI; encoded by the exons ATGGAGTCACAGTCACCGACAAGAAATGTTATGATGGGTTTTTTGATTATAATACTGACGGTGTCAACTGTGAAAGCTTGGACTGGTGAAATCCATGGAAGAGTTGTTTGTGATGTGTGTGGCGATTCATCTATTGGCCCTGAAGATCATGTCTTAGAAG GTGCCGAAGTAGCTGTTCTTTGCATAACAAAAGCTGGGGAAGTTCTAAATTACCAAGCATTTACAAATGCGAAGGGGATATACACTGTGGCAGAGACCATGCCTGAGAGTGACCGTTGGGATGCATGCTTGGCACGGCCTATTAGTAGTTTCCATGAGCACTGCACCCATCTGGGGAATGGAAGCACAGGAGTGAAGTTTACTTATAACCGTCCATCAGGTTATTCTCACGCTGTCAAACCATTTGTCTACCGCCCTGCAGAAGTACCTACATACTGCATTTAG